The sequence below is a genomic window from Sulfuracidifex metallicus DSM 6482 = JCM 9184.
CACCTCCCTACATTCTCCTCCCTTATATATCTTCCAATCTGATGAAAAGAAAAATTGGCATTGAAATTTCTTGCCTGACATTGCTAGTGGGATCCATATTCTATCATCTTCCCACATTTTATCTAATGGAATTTCCTTCGTCCAAAATGGTTTTCCTTCAGGTGAATCGCACATAGTCCCCTCAAAGGAATCCACTTGAAATACGCTCATTACGCTTATCTCTCCGTTGTCAAGATTATACGTTATTTCCCCGATTCTCCTCAAGGATCGTGCTTCCAAGCAAGTTTCTTCCCTCAATTCTCTTGATGCACACTGGCATGGCTCCTCGTTTGGCTCTACCTTACCGCCAGGAAAGTTGTAGAATCCCTCCCCTAAACCTTTCCTCTTGAGAAACATAAGTACCTCATCGTCCTTTCTCACTATGGAGATGCAAGTTCTCCTATAATCGTTCATAATATTTTTTAGGCATAAAAACGAATAAAAGGTTACATATGAATGTGGGAAAAACTCTTATAAGGACTTTGATGATTCCAGATCCATCTACGCTGAACCCTAACGATCCTCTAGCGGAAGCTATACGTAAAGTTAACGAGTTCGGTGTGGGAAGAGTAATAGTTGGCAAGGAAAAGGTTGTAGGATTAGTTACAACAAGGGATCTCTTAGAGCTCATAGTGCAAGAATGCCCTGAAGGTTGTCCTGAAAACATAATGAAGGATGTACTTTACGCACCAGTTAAGAACCATATGGTATGCTCGCCTTCCGTAGCTTATGAAAACGACTTAGCTTTGGACATCATTAACGTAATGGTATCGCATGATTACGGATCAATGCCAGTTGTGGATAAAGCATATGCACCAAAAGGAATAGTCACAGAAAGGGAATTCCTACTGCTTTATCAGGACTTGCCCAAGACGCACAAGGTGAAATCGTTTGCCACTTCAAGGGTAGCAACTATAGACAGTGGAATAAGGCTGGAGGAAGCTGTCTCCCTCATGATAAGGAGAGGTTTCAGGAGGTTGCCCGTAGTGGACAGTGAAGGAAAAGTGATTGGAATAATTACTGCGACTGATGCTATAAAGGCTTTTGCTAAGTTTATAGAGAAAAAAAACCCTTCCTTCTTCTTCGGTAAGAAGGTATCAGAGGTAATGAAGTATCCAGTGCTCTCAATAAGTCCCGAAACTTACGTTAACGATGCAGCTAAAGAACTTTTGGATAAAAAGAAGGGCTCATTCATGATCTTAGACGAAAACGGAAAAGTAAGCGGAATCATAACGGAGAGGGACCTTTTGATTGCATTACACCACATGTTACACATGCAGGCAATGAAAACTGGAGAATGAGAACTTTTCTAACTCCTACTTTTAACCCAGTTAATATAAATTAAGTTATGGAAAAGCAGACTAAAATACCACCAAATCAGCACGTAGTTAAAAACTTCATAATATACGCTGAGTTCGGCATACCCCATGTGGATATTCAGCAGTATAGGATGAAAGTAACTGGGTTAGTTGAGCAACCTTTAGAATTTACATATGATCAACTCATGAATGAATTACCTCATGAAAAGATAAGAACTGATTTCCACTGTGTAACGGGATGGAGCGTTCTAGACGTGGAATGGGAAGGTATACCGTTCAGCTTAATTATAGAGAAGGCTAAAGTCAAGGAAAATGCCAAGTGGATTAATTTCTACAGCATGGATGGTTACACTACGATAATTCCGCTTGACGACGTAAGGAACGATCCCCAGTCCATGATAGCAGTTAAGATAAACGGAAAACCAATACCTGAAAAGAACGGATTCCCTGCAAGGCCAATAATACCTCACCTTTACGGGTGGAAGAGTGCAAAGTGGCTCACGGAGATTGAGTTTATAGACAAATACATTGATGGATATTGGGAGGAAAGAGGATATCACGAAAGAGGAGACGTATGGGAGGAGGAAAGA
It includes:
- a CDS encoding 8-oxo-dGTP diphosphatase translates to MNDYRRTCISIVRKDDEVLMFLKRKGLGEGFYNFPGGKVEPNEEPCQCASRELREETCLEARSLRRIGEITYNLDNGEISVMSVFQVDSFEGTMCDSPEGKPFWTKEIPLDKMWEDDRIWIPLAMSGKKFQCQFFFSSDWKIYKGGECREVN
- a CDS encoding sulfite oxidase-like oxidoreductase is translated as MEKQTKIPPNQHVVKNFIIYAEFGIPHVDIQQYRMKVTGLVEQPLEFTYDQLMNELPHEKIRTDFHCVTGWSVLDVEWEGIPFSLIIEKAKVKENAKWINFYSMDGYTTIIPLDDVRNDPQSMIAVKINGKPIPEKNGFPARPIIPHLYGWKSAKWLTEIEFIDKYIDGYWEERGYHERGDVWEEERFKGMSGKHSRKRPVL
- a CDS encoding CBS domain-containing protein; this translates as MGKTLIRTLMIPDPSTLNPNDPLAEAIRKVNEFGVGRVIVGKEKVVGLVTTRDLLELIVQECPEGCPENIMKDVLYAPVKNHMVCSPSVAYENDLALDIINVMVSHDYGSMPVVDKAYAPKGIVTEREFLLLYQDLPKTHKVKSFATSRVATIDSGIRLEEAVSLMIRRGFRRLPVVDSEGKVIGIITATDAIKAFAKFIEKKNPSFFFGKKVSEVMKYPVLSISPETYVNDAAKELLDKKKGSFMILDENGKVSGIITERDLLIALHHMLHMQAMKTGE